One Diadema setosum chromosome 8, eeDiaSeto1, whole genome shotgun sequence genomic window carries:
- the LOC140231834 gene encoding uncharacterized protein, which produces MEEPWYYRLDVPRYYREGSTKGDANARRASEPGFKLNLSNDCLIIGQVPNSLGYHKTSAEHVWDTIVGRRTVLESPFDLLPSLAQVTAVSGLSLITMRLLTDKSDWCPAIVEVFDQCQITLQSQSDEQMTEYRAATSLRSDYSDQRQIFVGLLEIPLVGSDFIGTHRSAEILVVLPENKAPDRTGLLGTMQTGQLDSANNIGVVTRSLATLNQGIVHNKQVTVPCLVKLDRLSPSTKKIRVRCRNGYYTLVKDKQFYKIEESRLLRTRNRSMSASALKKLSRMNHPDPRKGGRYVPFQHGRANKRPFVSSQQEYPKQHRYEGFDRSFSGQSRDVRGEHEYSTSRNSWQGRGQYNRQRETRGHYDRYRPGYRGHRARMASGEFHKGRAFGSSMDKHFDSSHRMDNSLSHGGSNRSFDVEHEHKLERKRHLSEQSHQQEKQSLATTYRQNSSRSAERSLAQDSSDSINSTEQSSKDLNKNTQKHKSGTQEAEAETSAALTGRGNVGRQSKTVSHKSDQNPTKLQSSHEPPLSVQSVRDNDNTKKDSSGDTLPNGSCRNITESKVKVADSVKCVKNALPTNLDSSKEGSIPPEDSACTSENASLNKKKKKAQGVLTMSQQIEMFKKEKKSTSVSSLPVNNQTKLSSSLPSNENDKLDPHEPKNQPSGGSETEEKVNATTKSVSESTSKHKDSDCQGHTTSGECSMAVPSDSSEKSKSSAAKGSPKVDKQQKMAGSPMRDGKRVYSARKTAPSSAVSSMQRKEMLQKQAVLKAQQEAESNCQNLPESTKNARIGSPPAPSDDREPTTVSTADNKPVSAPVVEEDTVSDINKDCAFTPPRYEDLIVLSDTEDERKSPPSTKSGSPQGAGAASQEPAKKLAKDDSMKGKERAIMKIKESLKNLRKIRTSSPGLPAVSRPETPEEVEGVSTQEVAAKVAESSEHSVSASGDDIKETPKSLNTKHIPKSPKANVTAEDSLSGLVETNDDKVSMSASSKGTGISDSRTLSAEPVEKELTSAVTSSNTTDCAEEDCLADIKDDCLANVGEETPLENSAVIESSKTEEIACRQEQPLSPSASVCSSSNSLVHEPLKKEKVVDTSPEEPTDSGDLDNISVGLGPEPLKREEVIDISAEEPIDSGELSDISMDLGVDDPNDMDVESADDDILLEDEGEVVEDRTPETGLSDGKSCEVPHITTTEAEQEKSDSCLAEKGCSEENKLSEISEAEDIDMQTAPAESPQGLKDVCMVTEQDKCVTDSVDVEAKQSAEELSEVPAEEPTSLENTPETLVKQSLSSEDEVSTEVPCAQESSKAAATEETEGPKVPPASSSAEEEPEGLKMPSGSSTEQDSLEESSVAPAQPSFQDISETANKQPECVEDPSAPHVMFEEKPCPSAGEPQDSEENFPSVAQSREDNDTEQPNNSSKRMTDPVEDFPSVAQSHEQNDTEQPNSSFKRMRDAAQKLEDAEPATKRTKTDDDGNIQGSNSSSAGSAKGKSQTSDAPVVFTAQEWKEFSQSIRDKYEKLVQTFNQKTSAVNEANFRWQQETLRLKKELAEMTAKYSQLHSKLKQERSVSSRSVDVQTVTYRKTRLSRRKKEPLKHTSQGTDVPANQMEPVSGTAQNMQSPSAAGNNSTTSGATSECPPAQGAALSTSADQDKLGVSSAPQGNQQTTLTVSKPGSLLQAKRSSFSATLSKAIQSVKNYATSGDGSPSLSAQKSSLGVINSIYPDSSDQQSSPSSHLSPQQTPGSDTGATEQEKITPTAGAGLQDQEKEIQQSEKVSTLSDSKAISTSQESPAKPDEMATCGPNAAVTASVKTTSAAQQQSTPSASIPSPSPHPKSTPPPPPQSPSNAAPTKAGPDSAAGSPKGSPARKSPSDGANADQSSRPIETEVIDLTDDSEPIPAPSEKPGNGTSVTGKSATPSTMRHATLTTRSPHALVSAPPVASAKATPASSVAGQRTLTSASASPLPGSTMTIGGTVGAVSQSAVRPGVSGTSGSASLSTSGSSVTTLKSVVLTQGTRVSAPAVVQKPPNRTVHSTANPFPATSQLRNVNPPSLASAQSLAPIVRSPVVSLQHGQGQKLVPSQVTPMQIAAPIQIQPGVHTISPAGLTTAATFVSAPSSQPPAALLQAQAKMQQQQQQQRMTSPQQLQQQQISLQMLQQQRQTMGMHQLPGAASSAAALATRQPQSAWLQQINSVRPGGVAQQAPRAQTGQVQQPAMLTPAQIQLQLIRAQNVNSVPQTAPFSAIVPSRPQAQGVTQVAAPASTASLNPTQDQIYAQMIMNQAKAKANALREQQQQQQQREQQQQQQARLTAAQQQSSRISQQQAQRNQLRKLHDDKLEHQQQAQQNQALKRMITSRIVRGEDFQRTLTEKLKDMKQKGINTQLHHSLEQQLKDVKDQDRKLRAELKSVDEALRLHQRRNEQLEQQLRHSTGPSAQLTPNASPSSGQGQGQGQQQQQQQQQQQQQLTSKPKHPAELPDLFQLPDFSAARHLPQPLRPLLELKHSQEGIVLSWKMNQNQPANNVEVKQYLLYSYQESEAVAPSTELWKKIGAVKALSLPMACTLTQFKSGTTYHFAVCAVSKRDCPGQFSNIGSINLP; this is translated from the exons GTTGTATTGCCAGAGAACAAAGCCCCTGATCGGACAGGGCTACTGGGGACAATGCAAACAG gcCAATTAGACAGTGCCAACAACATAGGTGTTGTGACTCGCTCTCTTGCGACCCTCAACCAAGGCATAGTTCACAATAAACAAGTCACTGTCCCATGCCTGGTGAAGCTGGACAGATTGTCCCCATCTACTAAGAAGATCCGAGTGAGGTGCAGAAATGG TTATTACACTTTGGTGAAAGATAAGCAGTTCTACAAGATTGAAGAAAGCAGACTCCTGAGAACCAGAA ACCGATCCATGTCAGCCTCTGCCCTGAAGAAATTATCGAGAATGAATCATCCAGATCCACGAAAAGGTGGCAGATATGTGCCCTTTCAACATGGCAGAGCCAACAAGCGACCATTCGTCTCCTCTCAACAAGAATACCCAAAGCAGCACCGCTATGAAGGTTTTGATAGAAGCTTTTCTGGACAATCTAGAGATGTTAGGGGGGAACATGAATACAGTACTTCCAGGAATTCATGGCAAGGACGGGGCCAGTATAATAGACAAAGAGAAACAAGGGGACACTATGACAGGTATAGACCTGGTTATCGTGGACATAGAGCTCGAATGGCTTCTGGAGAGTTCCACAAGGGTAGAGCTTTTGGATCATCCATGGACAAGCATTTTGACAGCAGTCACAGAATGGACAATTCTCTCTCACATGGTGGATCAAACAGATCCTTTGATGTTGAGCATGAGCACAAACTTGAACGGAAGAGACACTTGAGTGAGCAAAGCCATCAGCAGGAGAAACAGTCATTGGCAACCACTTACAGGCAGAATAGTTCCAGGTCGGCTGAGCGGTCCTTAGCTCAGGACAGCTCAGACTCTATAAACTCAACAGAACAGTCTTCAAAGGATTTGAACAAGaatacacaaaagcacaaatcTGGCACTCAGGAAGCAGAGGCTGAAACTTCTGCAGCCCTTACTGGAAGAGGGAATGTAGGTCGCCAGTCTAAGACAGTAAGCCACAAAAGTGACCAGAATCCAACCAAATTACAATCTAGCCATGAACCACCTCTTTCAGTTCAGTCAGTCAGGGATAATGACAACACGAAGAAGGACAGTTCAGGAGACACACTGCCAAATGGAAGTTGTAGGAATATAACAGAATCAAAGGTGAAGGTAGCGGATTCTGTGAAATGTGTAAAGAATGCACTTCCAACCAACTTGGACAGTTCCAAGGAAGGAAGTATCCCACCTGAAGATTCTGCTTGTACCAGTGAAAATGCATCACttaataagaagaaaaagaaggcacAAGGCGTCCTGACCATGTCCCAACAAATAGAGatgttcaaaaaagaaaagaaatcaacatCTGTATCGTCACTGCCTGTAAATAACCAGACAAaactttcatcatcattaccctcaaatgaaaatgataaacttGATCCTCATGAGCCAAAAAATCAGCCATCAGGAGGCTCAGAGACTGAAGAAAAGGTTAATGCCACTACAAAATCGGTGTCTGAGAGCACAAGCAAACACAAGGATTCCGACTGTCAAGGACATACCACCTCTGGTGAATGCTCAATGGCTGTTCCATCAGATTCATCTGAGAAATCAAAAAGCAGTGCCGCAAAAGGCAGCCCCAAGGTTGACAAGCAGCAGAAGATGGCTGGGAGTCCAATGAGAGATGGGAAAAGGGTGTACAGCGCCAGGAAGACTGCTCCATCGTCTGCCGTAAGCAGTATGCAACGGAAGGAGATGCTGCAAAAGCAAGCAGTGCTGAAAGCTCAGCAAGAAGCAGAAAGCAATTGCCAAAATTTGCCAGAGTCCACCAAGAATGCAAGAATTGGTTCTCCGCCAGCGCCATCGGATGACAGAGAACCCACAACTGTCAGTACTGCTGACAACAAGCCAGTCAGTGCTCCTGTTGTAGAGGAAGACACTGTCTCAGACATAAATAAGGACTGTGCATTTACTCCTCCCAGATATGAAGATCTCATTGTCCTGTCTGACACGGAAGACGAAAGGAAAAGTCCACCATCCACAAAAAGTGGAAGTCCACAAGGAGCAGGAGCAGCAAGTCAAG AACCAGCCAAGAAGCTTGCCAAAGATGACAGCATGAAGGGCAAGGAGAGAGCCATTATGAAGATCAAGGAAAGTCTTAAGAACCTCCGCAAAATTAGAACCTCATCCCCAGGATTGCCAGCTGTTAGTCGTCCAGAAACGCCTGAGGAAGTGGAAGGAGTCTCTACTCAAGAGGTTGCTGCCAAAGTTGCCGAGTCCAGCGAACACAGTGTTTCAGCCAGTGGCGATGATATCAAGGAAACTCCAAAGTCTTTGAATACCAAGCACATTCCAAAATCACCAAAAGCAAATGTCACAGCAGAAGACAGTCTTTCTGGTCTTGTAGAAACCAATGATGATAAGGTCAGCATGAGTGCATCTTCAAAAGGAACAGGCATCTCTGATTCTAGAACTCTTTCTGCAGAACCTGTTGAAAAGGAGTTGACTTCTGCAGTGACCAGTAGTAATACCACAGACTGTGCTGAAGAGGATTGTTTAGCAGACATTAAAGATGATTGTTTAGCAAATGTTGGTGAGGAAACACCATTAGAAAACTCTGCAGTCATTGAATCAAGCAAAACTGAAGAGATAGCATGTAGACAAGAGCAACCTCTGTCTCCCAGTGCTTCAGTATGCAGTAGCAGTAATTCTCTTGTGCATGAgcctttaaagaaagaaaaggttgTTGACACGAGTCCTGAGGAACCAACAGATTCTGGGGATCTTGATAACATCAGTGTGGGCTTGGGTCCTGAGCCTTTGAAGAGAGAGGAGGTCATTGACATCAGTGCTGAAGAACCTATAGATTCTGGGGAGCTTAGTGACATCAGTATGGACTTAGGTGTTGATGACCCAAATGATATGGATGTTGAATCAGCAGATGATGACATTTTACTGGAAGATGAAGGAGAAGTTGTAGAGGACCGCACTCCAGAAACAGGACTGTCCGATGGAAAATCCTGTGAAGTTCCTCATATTACAACCACAGAGGCTGAACAAGAGAAGAGTGACAGCTGTCTGGCTGAGAAGGGCTGCTCAGAGGAGAACAAGCTGTCTGAGATCTCTGAAGCTGAAGACATAGATATGCAAACTGCTCCTGCTGAGTCACCTCAGGGTTTGAAAGATGTCTGTATGGTGACTGAACAGGATAAGTGTGTCACAGATTCAGTAGATGTAGAAGCTAAACAAAGTGCAGAAGAATTGTCAGAGGTTCCTGCAGAAGAGCCAACTAGTTTAGAGAATACACCAGAGACTCTTGTTAAACAATCTCTCAGTTCAGAAGATGAGGTATCTACAGAAGTACCTTGTGCTCAGGAATCATCCAAGGCTGCTGCCACAGAAGAGACAGAAGGACCAAAGGTGCCACCAGCATCCTCTTCTGCTGAAGAAGAGCCTGAAGGTCTGAAAATGCCTTCAGGATCCTCTACAGAACAAGATAGTTTGGAGGAGTCATCAGTAGCACCCGCACAGCCTTCTTTTCAGGATATCTCAGAGACTGCTAATAAGCAGCCTGAATGTGTGGAAGATCCCTCAGCTCCTCATGTGATGTTTGAAGAAAAGCCATGCCCATCTGCAGGAGAGCCACAAGATTCAGAGGAAAACTTCCCATCTGTTGCTCAGAGTCGAGAGGACAATGACACAGAACAACCCAATAACTCATCAAAGAGGATGACAGATCCAGTGGAAGACTTCCCATCTGTTGCTCAGAGTCATGAACAGAATGACACAGAGCAACCCAATAGCTCTTTTAAGAGGATGAGAGATGCAGCTCAGAAATTAGAGGATGCCGAACCAGCAACCAAACGGaccaaaactgatgatgatggaaATATTCAAG GTTCCAATAGTAGCTCTGCCGGCAGTGCCAAGGGGAAGAGTCAGACAAGTGACGCTCCTGTAGTCTTCACTGCACAG GAGTGGAAAGAATTCTCTCAGTCCATCAGGGATAAGTACGAGAAACTGGTGCAGACCTTCAACCAGAAGACCAGTGCTGTCAATGAGGCCAACTTTCGCTGGCAGCAGGAGACGCTGCGTCTCAAGAAGGAGTTGGCCGAGATGACAGCTAAATATTCACAGCTACATTCCAAGCTCAAACAG GAACGGTCTGTGAGCAGCAGAAGTGTTGATGTACAAACTGTCACTTACAGGAAGACAAGACTCTCCaggagaaagaaagagccaCTAAAACACACTTCTCAGGGAACTGATGTTCCAGCAAACCAAATG GAACCTGTATCAGGGACAGCCCAGAATATGCAATCCCCTTCTGCTGCAGGGAACAACTCAACTACCTCGGGTGCTACGTCAGAGTGCCCACCTGCACAGGGTGCTGCTTTGTCAACCTCTGCCGACCAGGACAAACTTGGAGTGTCCTCGGCCCCTCAGGGCAACCAACAAACCACCCTCACTGTCTCCAAGCCTGGCTCACTTTTGCAGGCAAAGCGCAGCTCCTTCAGTGCTACCCTCAGCAAGGCCATACAGAGTGTGAAG AACTATGCCACATCCGGTGACGGATCGCCATCTCTGTCAGCCCAGAAGTCATCCCTAGGCGTAATAAACTCGATATATCCAGACTCGTCTGACCAGCAGTCATCCCCGTCCAGCCACCTTTCCCCTCAGCAGACCCCTGGCAGTGACACAGGGGCTACTGAGCAGGAAAAGATTACCCCTACTGCAGGGGCGGGCCTGCAGGACCAGGAGAAGGAGATACAACAGTCGGAAAAAGTCAGCACACTCTCAGACTCCAAGGCCATCTCCACAAGTCAGGAATCACCAGCCAAACCAGATGAGATG GCAACATGTGGACCAAATGCTGCAGTCACTGCCTCAGTCAAAACCACTTCTGCTGCTCAACAACAGTCCACACCAAGTGCTTCCATACCGTCACCTAGTCCTCATCCAAAATctacaccaccaccaccaccgcaaTCTCCATCAAATGCTGCACCGACAAAGGCAGGGCCTGATTCTGCTGCTGGATCACCCAAGGGCTCACCAGCCCGGAAATCCCCTAGTGACGGCGCCAACGCAGATCAATCGTCAAGGCCCATTGAGACTGAGGTCATAGACCTCACTGATGATTCAGAGCCAATTCCTGCACCTTCAGAGAAGCCTGGAAATGGCACTTCGGTAACTGGTAAATCTGCAACACCATCTACCATGAGGCATGCAACACTCACCACAAGATCTCCCCATGCTCTGGTTAGTGCTCCACCTGTTGCATCAGCGAAAGCGACTCCAGCAAGCTCAGTCGCAGGTCAGAGAACACTTACATCAGCCAGTGCTAGCCCATTGCCTGGCTCTACTATGACCATCGGCGGCACTGTAGGAGCTGTAAGCCAGTCTGCAGTGCGGCCAGGAGTGTCTGGGACATCAGGGTCAGCGTCGTTGTCCACTTCAGGAAGCTCTGTGACCACTCTTAAGTCTGTTGTGCTCACTCAGGGAACACGGGTATCAGCACCTGCTGTTGTACAAAAGCCACCCAATAGAACTGTCCACAGTACTGCAAATCCCTTTCCTGCCACTTCTCAG CTCAGGAACGTCAACCCTCCATCTCTTGCAAGTGCCCAGTCCCTGGCACCAATCGTCCGTTCGCCAGTGGTCAGTCTCCAGCATGGCCAGGGACAGAAGTTAGTCCCTTCACAGGTGACACCCATGCAGATCGCTGCGCCCATCCAGATTCAGCCGGGCGTCCACACCATCTCACCAGCAGGCCTGACAACAGCAGCCACCTTCGTGTCTGCACCCTCCTCCCAGCCACCGGCCGCTCTTCTTCAAGCACAGGCCAAGatgcagcagcaacagcagcagcagcggatGACATCACCACAGCAACTGCAACAGCAGCAGATTTCACTTCAGATGCTGCAGCAGCAAAGGCAGACGATGGGAATGCACCAGCTACCTGGGGCGGCCTCTTCGGCTGCGGCACTTGCCACAAGACAGCCCCAGTCAGCGTGGCTGCAGCAAATCAACTCTGTGAGGCCGGGTGGTGTAGCCCAACAG GCACCACGGGCCCAAACTGGTCAAGTTCAGCAGCCCGCCATGCTGACCCCTGCTCAGATACAACTCCAATTGATCCGGGCACAAAACGTCAACTCAGTACCCCAGACTGCCCCCTTCTCTGCCATTGTGCCTAGTCGGCCCCAAGCCCAGGGAGTGACGCAGGTCGCTGCCCCTGCTTCAACTGCATCACTCAATCCCACCCAGGACCAAATCTACGCCCAGATGATCATGAACCAGGCCAAGGCCAAGGCCAATGCCCTCcgcgagcagcagcagcaacagcagcagagggagcagcagcagcagcagcaggcaAGGCTGACGGCGGCCCAGCAGCAGTCCAGCAGGATCAGTCAGCAGCAGGCCCAGCGCAACCAGCTCCGCAAGCTACATGACGACAAACTGGAGCACCAGCAACAGGCACAGCAGAACCAGGCCTTGAAGCGCATGATTACA AGTCGAATTGTACGTGGAGAGGATTTCCAACGCACCTTGACTGAGAAACTGAAGGACATGAAGCAGAAAGGAATTAATACCCAGCTACACCACAGCTTGGAGCAACAACTCAAAGATGTCAAG GATCAGGACAGAAAGCTACGGGCCGAGCTGAAGAGTGTGGACGAAGCACTGAGGTTGCACCAGCGACGTAACGAGCAGCTGGAGCAGCAACTGAGGCATTCTACAGGTCCATCAGCCCAGCTGACCCCCAACGCTTCACCGTCCTCCGGCCAGGGCCAGGGTCAGggccagcagcagcagcagcagcagcagcagcagcagcagcagctcaCCAGCAAGCCCAAGCACCCGGCAGAGCTACCCGACTTGTTTCAGCTCCCAGATTTCAGTGCCGCCAGGCACCTCCCCCAGCCCCTGCGCCCCCTCCTGGAACTCAAGCACTCCCAAGAAGGCATTGTCCTCTCCTGGAAGATGAATCAGAACCAGCCAGCGAACAATGTGGAAGTGAAGCAGTACCTCCTCTACTCCTACCAGGAATCAGAGGCAGTGGCACCCAGCACGGAGCTATGGAAGAAGATCGGGGCAGTGAAAGCCTTGTCCCTCCCTATGGCGTGCACCCTCACACAATTCAAGTCGGGTACTACCTACCACTTTGCCGTGTGCGCCGTCAGCAAACGCGATTGTCCCGGACAGTTCAGCAACATCGGAAGCATCAATTTACCTTGA